A part of Myxococcus landrumus genomic DNA contains:
- a CDS encoding SpoIID/LytB domain-containing protein: MGWASMVAVLLAATPTFVTRGDVTPEPDLRREAEAGWAALEAVYVAEAGGAPAKAPASIVLQKGLALTPERNAQGRPGFVELRQNTPGVLDERLRVALRHELAHQLLWWACPQSSEDRLFHEAFAVALSGELPAWREGAYQSLSRAASELAASPAVDSTRARRALARLLSESVGFPKALSRRLRQCHDGARWVVPLSIDELADVQVRAAGPATVVLSRHSGEVVLSEGEVRRALPYGSALKPFVYAAGVGHPLLTPRAEVQEWACGPGLPKSVDARTAMLRSCNGYFLDWEASGSAPRGFGAWEPVLSALGLTGKPADMADVVGLRSTLALSPWGMAQAYRLLAEARPDVLALLADNAARGTLAELPASKALAGVSTKTGTVRDAASRPQYGWIAAVDGDLVVVAVRPGKMPRQFAEEIPEAMARARKQAGLEAARVQVLGLVSSREVEARCSGVGFAVEEGMPKAAPSEWARLEGLTARGAAVCLGAPWRLRFPKGPEEGRDYAGVFSWSPAPAYRPPPGVPTSTSAMKARRGSDFVFRTTRLQYTAGVVAAEDVTLKGEARLALARVVAHNERHSRHPGRAVCDTTHCQAFRGTVRVQRDDAKALGLPALKWKEWLLFSQGGQEPWKEERTRGEVERILGKGLVSLRFEAGRVQYLLTERDGSATYEEGRSLPCELLRSGLKLSSCPRTASFNGGVLVFEGRGRGHGEGLDVEAAKASGLRSDAILEAAYGRARPEPRDGDVE; encoded by the coding sequence ATGGGGTGGGCCTCCATGGTGGCCGTGCTGCTGGCGGCCACCCCCACCTTCGTCACGCGAGGGGACGTGACGCCCGAGCCGGACCTTCGCCGCGAGGCGGAAGCCGGCTGGGCGGCACTGGAGGCGGTGTATGTGGCGGAGGCGGGTGGAGCGCCGGCGAAGGCACCGGCCTCCATCGTCCTCCAGAAGGGACTGGCCCTGACGCCCGAGCGCAACGCGCAGGGCCGTCCCGGCTTCGTCGAGCTGAGGCAGAACACGCCCGGCGTGCTGGATGAGCGGCTGCGCGTGGCGCTGCGGCACGAGCTGGCACATCAGCTCCTGTGGTGGGCCTGTCCCCAGTCGAGCGAGGACCGGCTGTTCCACGAAGCCTTCGCGGTGGCGCTGAGCGGCGAGTTGCCCGCGTGGCGCGAGGGGGCCTATCAATCCCTCTCACGCGCGGCGTCGGAGCTGGCGGCGTCTCCCGCGGTGGACTCGACGCGGGCCCGGCGCGCGCTGGCGCGGCTGCTCAGTGAGTCGGTGGGGTTTCCCAAGGCGCTGTCGCGCCGGCTGCGCCAGTGTCACGACGGCGCGCGGTGGGTGGTGCCGCTGTCCATCGACGAGCTGGCGGACGTGCAGGTGCGCGCGGCGGGGCCGGCCACGGTGGTGTTGAGCCGGCACTCCGGAGAGGTGGTGTTGTCGGAGGGTGAGGTGCGGCGCGCGTTGCCGTATGGCTCGGCGCTGAAGCCCTTCGTCTACGCGGCGGGCGTGGGGCATCCGCTGCTCACGCCGCGCGCGGAGGTGCAGGAGTGGGCGTGTGGGCCGGGCTTGCCGAAGAGCGTGGATGCGCGCACGGCGATGCTGCGCTCGTGCAACGGGTACTTCCTGGACTGGGAGGCGAGTGGCTCGGCGCCTCGGGGCTTCGGTGCGTGGGAGCCCGTGTTGTCGGCGCTGGGGCTGACGGGGAAGCCCGCGGACATGGCGGACGTCGTGGGGCTGCGCTCGACGCTGGCGCTGTCGCCGTGGGGCATGGCGCAGGCGTATCGGCTGTTGGCGGAGGCTCGGCCGGACGTGCTCGCGCTGCTGGCGGACAACGCGGCGCGAGGCACGCTGGCGGAGTTGCCCGCGTCGAAGGCGCTCGCGGGCGTGTCGACGAAGACGGGCACGGTGCGGGACGCGGCGAGCCGGCCCCAGTACGGCTGGATTGCGGCGGTGGACGGAGACCTGGTTGTGGTTGCGGTGCGCCCCGGGAAGATGCCGCGCCAGTTCGCGGAGGAGATTCCGGAGGCGATGGCGCGCGCGCGCAAGCAGGCGGGGTTGGAGGCGGCGCGGGTGCAGGTGCTGGGGCTCGTGTCCTCGCGCGAGGTGGAGGCGCGGTGCTCGGGCGTGGGCTTCGCGGTGGAGGAGGGGATGCCGAAGGCGGCGCCCTCGGAGTGGGCTCGGCTGGAGGGGCTCACGGCGCGCGGCGCGGCGGTGTGTCTGGGCGCGCCCTGGCGGCTTCGCTTCCCGAAGGGGCCGGAGGAGGGGCGGGACTACGCGGGCGTCTTCTCGTGGTCACCCGCGCCCGCGTACCGGCCACCTCCGGGGGTGCCCACGTCGACCAGCGCGATGAAGGCGCGGCGCGGCTCGGACTTCGTGTTCCGCACCACGCGCCTGCAATACACGGCGGGCGTGGTGGCCGCGGAGGACGTGACGCTGAAGGGCGAGGCGCGCCTGGCGCTGGCGCGAGTGGTGGCGCACAACGAGCGGCACAGTCGCCACCCGGGCCGCGCCGTCTGCGACACGACGCACTGTCAGGCCTTCCGAGGCACGGTGCGGGTGCAGCGCGACGACGCGAAGGCGCTGGGGTTGCCCGCGCTGAAGTGGAAGGAGTGGCTGTTGTTCTCGCAGGGAGGACAGGAGCCTTGGAAGGAAGAGCGGACCCGAGGCGAGGTCGAACGGATTCTCGGCAAGGGGCTGGTGTCCCTGCGCTTCGAGGCGGGGCGGGTGCAATACCTGCTCACCGAGCGCGATGGCTCGGCGACGTACGAGGAGGGTCGCTCGCTGCCGTGTGAGTTGTTGCGCTCGGGCTTGAAGCTGTCGTCGTGTCCCCGGACGGCCTCGTTCAATGGCGGGGTGCTCGTCTTCGAGGGACGCGGGCGCGGCCATGGAGAGGGATTGGACGTCGAGGCAGCGAAGGCCAGCGGGCTTCGCAGTGATGCGATTCTCGAGGCCGCGTATGGACGCGCGCGGCCGGAGCCTCGTGACGGGGATGTAGAGTAG